Proteins from one Malaya genurostris strain Urasoe2022 chromosome 2, Malgen_1.1, whole genome shotgun sequence genomic window:
- the LOC131430429 gene encoding uncharacterized protein LOC131430429, which produces MKLHTVLVITLYLSHNPSHAFRSIQISNLHLNPGLVTIQNGYSFLKIGEHKLFHVIDLDRYTPILEKLLSSIKDIEVLGNFTEMTELLRIKLRRPQNLLKEMLPRRSKRGLFDFIGSGIKKITGNLDNDDLVRISQDLEHLQSSKTLLIRENNQQVKVNNQFQDRINVILNVLKKQQEQITQHLMTAKNEIDTRRNFSLVRQILNVNLNIDLLSNHLQEIFEAIQLAKLKVISKHILSTNELDFVIKRFEEQGIAITSTDEIYNFLELKAFHNQSLLTFIVSIPQTENSIYNHLLLEPLPVGQKILKLPASTALQSISATYFVISDCQRVQNNYLCTPDNLVNFTGDPCFSKLLQGSSGNCTFLECTNPTGIIKLTNNHLLLKQVKSLEVKSSCDLSDRNLSGTFLIEFHNCSISLNDTQYNNIELVRTEPMTILPLDGLVIYEKHSESTLNLTDIHLTNRKIIEEINYTSNLKTGVSITMSTTSIVVAIAIALILILRKRSRSVQQTINIQFDTVTNPNTPAKDNKPEQILNRDDSIPKEGRVMFKGLVGLHTPPPPTTTTTTASLTPVAPVVIPRPRQ; this is translated from the coding sequence ATGAAGCTCCACACCGTACTAGTAATCACCTTATATCTCTCTCATAATCCAAGCCATGCCTTCCGTTCTATTCAAATTTCCAACCTACATCTCAACCCAGGACTAGTAACTATTCAAAATGGATACAGCTTCCTAAAAATAGGCGAACACAAATTATTTCACGTAATCGATCTCGACAGATATACTCCTATTCTTGAGAAACTACTATCTAGCATAAAAGATATAGAAGTTTTaggaaatttcacagaaatgACCGAACTGCTGCGGATAAAGTTACGCAGACCTCAGAATCTTCTCAAAGAAATGTTACCAAGAAGATCTAAAAGaggattgtttgactttattggcagcggaataaaaaaaatcacgggAAACCTAGATAACGATGACCTCGTCCGTATATCGCAAGACCTCGAACACCTCCAGAGTAGCAAAACATTATTAATTAGAGAAAATAATCAGCAAGTCAAGGTAAACAATCAATTTCAGGATAgaataaatgtgatcctcaacgTACTCAAGAAACAACAGGAACAAATTACCCAACACCTAATGACAGCCAAGAATGAAATCGACACGAGAAGAAATTTCTCCTTAGTAAGGCAAATACTAAATGTAAATCTCAATATTGATCTTCTATCAAATCACCTACAAGAAATATTCGAAGCCATTCAGCTGGCAAAACTGAAAGTTATATCCAAGCATATCTTATCAACCAATGAACTAGATTTTGTCATTAAGAGATTCGAGGAACAAGGCATAGCGATAACTAGCACAGACGAAATATACAATTTCCTAGAATTAAAAGCATTTCACAATCAATCACTGTTAACTTTTATTGTCTCAATACCGCAAACTGAAAATTCTATTTATAACCACCTATTACTAGAACCCTTACCAGTAGGACAGAAAATACTGAAGCTACCTGCGTCAACCGCCCTGCAGAGCATCTCAGCCACCTACTTCGTTATATCCGACTGTCAGCGAGTGCAAAACAATTACCTGTGTACCCCCGACAACCTGGTAAACTTCACCGGAGATCCTTGCTTTTCCAAGTTGCTTCAAGGATCGTCCGGAAACTGCACCTTCTTAGAATGCACAAATCCCACCGGAATAATCAAACTCACCAACAACCATCTTCTACTTAAACAAGTTAAATCTTTGGAAGTGAAGTCATCCTGCGACTTAAGTGACAGGAACCTCTCCGGTACCTTTTTAATAGAGTTTCATAATTGCTCAATAAGCCTGAACGATACGCAGTATAATAACATCGAGCTGGTCAGGACCGAACCGATGACCATCTTGCCCCTCGATGGCCTCGTCATATACGAAAAACATTCCGAATCAACCTTGAACCTAACAGACATCCACCTAACCAACAGAAAAATAATCGAGGAGATCAACTACACGAGCAACCTAAAGACAGGCGTATCAATCACCATGTCTACTACAAGCATTGTTGTTGCAATAGCTATCGCTTTGATCCTTATTCTACGGAAAAGGTCACGTAGCGTgcaacaaactatcaatattcAATTTGATACAGTAACAAATCCCAACACCCCGGCAAAAGACAATAAACCAGAGCAAATCTTGAATCGGGACGATTCAATTCCTAAGGAAGgacgagttatgttcaaaggtcTCGTAGGACTTCACACACCGCcaccaccaacaacaacaacaacaacagcaagtcTAACTCCAGTCGCACCAGTAGTCATTCCCAGGCCCAGACAGTAG